One region of Tamandua tetradactyla isolate mTamTet1 chromosome 6, mTamTet1.pri, whole genome shotgun sequence genomic DNA includes:
- the KLF10 gene encoding Krueppel-like factor 10 has translation MLNFGSSLQQAAEERMEVISERSKESVYSWNKTAEKSDFEAVEALISMSCSWKSDFKKYIENRPVTPVSDMSEEENLLPGTPDFHTIPAFCLTPPYSPSDFEPSQVSNLMAPAPSTGHFKSFSETSKPHIAPFKEEDKSPVPAPKLPRAQATSVIRHTADAQLCNHRSCPVKAASILNYQDNSFRRRTHLNVETSRKNIPCAAVSPNRPKCEKNAVADVDEKASAALYDFTAPSSESVICRSQPAPMSAQQKSMLVSPPAAPTGGVPPVPVICQMVPLPASNPVVTTVVPSTPPSQPPAVCPPVVFMGTQVPKGAVMFVVPQPVVQNPKPPVVSPNGTRLSPIAPAPGFAPSAAKVPPQMDSSRIRSHICSHPGCGKTYFKSSHLKAHMRTHTGEKPFSCSWKGCERRFARSDELSRHRRTHTGEKKFACPMCDRRFMRSDHLTKHARRHLSAKKLPNWQMEVSKLNDIALPPAPAAAQ, from the exons gaagaaAGAATGGAAGTGATTTCTGAAAGGTCAAAAGAGAGTGTGTATTCCTGGAACAAAACTGCAGAGAAAAGTGATTTTGAAGCTGTGGAAGCACTTATATCAATGAGCTGCAGTTGGAAGTCTGATTTTAAGAAATACATTGAAAACAGACCTGTTACACCAGTATCTGATATGTCAGAGGAAGAGAATCTGCTTCCTGGGACACCTGATTTTCATACAATCCCAGCATTT TGTTTGACTCCACCTTATAGTCCCTCTGACTTTGAACCTTCCCAAGTGTCGAATCTGATGGCACCAGCGCCATCTACTGGACACTTCAAATCattctcagaaacttccaagccTCACATTGCACCTTTCAAAGAGGAAGATAAGAGCCCAGTACCTGCCCCAAAGCTCCCCAGGGCTCAGGCAACAAGTGTGATTCGTCATACAGCTGATGCCCAGCTATGTAACCACCGATCCTGCCCAGTGAAAGCAGCCAGCATCCTCAACTATCAGGACAATTCTTTCCGCAGAAGAACCCACCTAAATGTCGAAACTTCAAGAAAGAACATACCTTGTGCAGCTGTGTCACCAAACAGACCCAAATGTGAGAAAAATGCAGTGGCAGATGTTGATGAAAAAGCAAGTGCTGCACTTTATGACTTTACTGCGCCTTCCTCAGAGTCTGTCATCTGTAGGTCTCAGCCAGCTCCCATGTCTGCACAGCAAAAGTCAATGCTGGTGTCTCCACCTGCCGCGCCAACAGGGGGAGTGCCGCCCGTGCCCGTCATCTGCCAGATGGTTCCCCTCCCTGCCAGCAACCCTGTGGTGACGACAGTCGTTCCCAGCACTCCACCCAGTCAGCCACCTGCTGTCTGCCCGCCGGTGGTGTTCATGGGCACTCAGGTGCCTAAAGGAGCAGTCATGTTTGTTGTACCCCAGCCCGTTGTTCAGAACCCCAAGCCTCCAGTAGTGAGCCCAAATGGCACCAGACTCTCTCCCATTGCCCCTGCTCCAGGGTTTGCCCCATCTGCAGCCAAAGTCCCTCCTCAGATGGACTCATCGAGGATAAGAAGTCATATCTGTAGCCACCCAGGATGTGGCAAGACATACTTTAAAAGTTCTCATCTGAAGGCTCACATGAGAACACACACAG GAGAAAAGCCTTTTAGCTGTAGCTGGAAAGGTTGTGAAAGGAGGTTTGCCCGTTCCGATGAACTGTCCAGACATCGACGAACCCATACAGGTGAGAAGAAGTTTGCCTGTCCCATGTGTGACCGTCGGTTCATGAGGAGTGACCATTTGACCAAGCATGCCCGGCGCCACCTGTCAGCCAAGAAGTTACCAAACTGGCAAATGGAAGTGAGCAAATTAAACGACATTGctctccctccagcccctgctGCCGCACAGTGA